TTTCATACTTTTCATATTTAGTTCTAACTATTTTTTGCACCCTTTAATCGACCTGAACAACATTTACACATATAAGGATCCCCTCCACCCTTTTTCATTACTAATGGAATATCATTCATTATTTTACTAAAATTGGAACGCAGTGATTTTGTTTTATTTCAAGGTTAAAAACAAATATATTGAGTAACACGAGAAGTACTTTATtgaacatgttttatttttacgGACTCAATTAAGGTCCCTCGGGAACGGAATGCTGCCCTTTTTCTATGTTAGCCAAATAGTCTGATGGGATGAGACTAAAAATTTAATcgaaattataatatttaaacaATGTTTTGGTCAAAATTACATAAAATATGACACAAAATTACATGACATGCAGGTATATGTACACAAACGAATTCTTAACTAGTGATGGATTTAGTATTCATTTAAACTAAACACGAAAGTACAAGAAGACGTGAAAGAATATAAAATGAACAAATTATCAGGTTTAAGTAAAAATCATTGttcaacaaaataaaaaatgaattgaCACTAGTACTAAAACATGAAAACTCCAttcaaataaaaatgattttgaactgaaattaaaacattaaaaatatttcaatttaaATGTTTCAATTTCGATAAAATATTCCACCTAAATTGATTAAAATCGGACCtgttaataatataaataaataaatattattcatattttatataacTATTTGCTATTGCATTTTTAGGAACAGGAGATATATGATTCTTGTTCCAATTTTATCCGAAAAATAAGCGACTGCATTTTAGATAGGGTCATAGAGAGGGAGGGTGGGAGGGAGTGAGGTTCTTGTTGTTTCCACTTTCTCTCAAAGTTATTCCTCACCGGTCCTCACACTAGAACTCCCGCACAATACTTGGTACTTGGTTCTTGATTGACATAAGTTCAATCTATGTTCCGCGTTCTTTCATAATAGTAAAAGCAATCCTCCTTTCTTTTTATCTTTCAAAGCTTGTCTATTCACGGTTTTATCATCGTAAAATCGAAAATGAGTGTTTAACATGCTGAGGATTGCCATCAAAATTTGAGTAGAATCATAGTATTTCTTAACTTCTTTGGGCACAACCTATTGTAGAAACATTGCAAGTTTCTTGGCTAAGGTATATGATAATGTTATTGAATAGAATGCAAATGCAACTTGTTCTCTGAAAAATGGTACTGTCACTTTATTTGCATAGGTACACAAAGGAAGATTTAAGCTGATCAACGAGATGTGCACCAAGGAATTATCATCATAAATATTCAGTCTAATAGCGTGGTTAGTAAAATAATGACATAAGATTCTTCTAAAAACAGCTATGCTCCCATATTCCCATCCAATCTTATAAGGATTCGATTCATTAAGAAGTGGATGTGGATTTTCACTCGTCCATAAAACCCAGATCCTAACTACTAAACTTAtacatttataaattattaatatatataaataaaatttaaatataatcaattaataaaattaaatttatatgtattaatattctaatttttcaagttattttattttattttcaaagtaACTATTATTTCATCATATTAAAATTTCTTCTACACACCACATTTTATCATATTATAATGAGTGAATCATATGTGTCTGAAATTATTTTCatacataatattttatttattcacaATTCACaacattttttattttaatttttaaaaacgacttatataattaattcatatatttcttaaattacaatgttttacttttatgtatttattttataattattttaaattgaactattttcacatattttcaaatttttattttcaCAACATCTCCAACTTAAAATAGTTTTGTGTGCTTAAGTTTTTTTATTATTGAACAATgttaaattaaaattattcatCTCAAAAAATTTAAATGGATTCGGAGGTCTTATCCGATAATCGGAGATCCTAATGAATTTGGATATTAATTATGTTATTAAAAATCTGAAATTGATCTGATCTCAATCCAATccaacaaatttaaataaatataaatttaattaaatccGATCCAAATTTGAACATCAGCACAAGGATAACTTACTCCGATTCACATTGTATATCTCGTAAAAGGCACTTACTCTTCAATTCAACAGAAATGGAATGAAATTTTATCATGTTTTACTAAAATTGCAACAAAATTTCCATCATATTTTAGCCAATATTATTGTATGGTAATAATTCTATCCCCAAAAACTTCTGTATTCATGATTATATCTTCCTATAAAGAGGTGTTAGCATATTTTTCGGCAATTGAACCTTCCTCCAACAAAAAATCCTTTTAGGCCATATTATTAAATGAAAAATAGATTATTCCCATTATTTGATACATTGACATCTTACGGATCGTAATATCTTAAAAATCTTATGCAAATCATGTTTTCCggtaagaaaaatatatttaaaaggaAATTACAATACCGAATTTTGACACGTAAGTCACAACAAAAAATTTAGTCAAAACGGACACTGCTAAATAATTAGCTTATACGTAGATATTGTCGAATTATTTTTTCATGTGAATTTTAAGGAAATTTTCACTAGATTAAGTAAAATGAGAGTGGTGGTGACAACCGGCAGAATAACAAATTCGCTAGAATAagtatttaataataaaatttattggcttaatttgaattaaaaatgtgCAATAGCATTAATATTACTAATATCCATACATTAAGAAATAAGATTTTTGTAACTCCCGAATCATTGATATTGTCACAGGTACAATATGTTTAATTTCCTTAAAACAGATTAGGAGGTTATAATTGTTGCCAGCTTTCAGTGTAAATGCCAAGCCTCTTATAAATAGCATATGATTTTACACTACAAATCAGAGCTTCAACATGCATAAACATTGCTCCATTGGCTTTTCTTTTGGTTTCCGTTCTTGATAGCTTGTTTAGAGATGGCAAAAAAGCCCAGCATTGGTCACCAAAAGATCAAGATTGCGAAAATAGAGCGTAAGAATCACCTGTAAGTTACCTTCTCCAAATGTCGATCTGGCCTTTTTAAGAAGGCGAGTGAGCTCCGTACACTTTGTGGAGTTGGGATTGCCGTTGTATTCCAAGCGTTTTGGTATGAGGGAAAAGCttagtccgagatatgttggaccttttgaggtTTTGGTATCGTAGAGAGTTGCGTTGTCgccacaactatctcatgtgcataatgtgtttcatgtgtctgTTTTGAGGGGCTATAAATATCATCCATTACACGTAGTTTAGTATCCATTGAATAAGATTAGAGAAgatctttcttgtgaggaagAAGCTTGAGAGGAGCGAATTTTGAGGAAGAACGCCATTCCGTTTGTGAAAATTTTGTGGAAAAATCATCCGGAGagagagtctacttgggaattagaagaatctattTGTGAGAAATATCCGTATTTATTCGATTCAGGTACGAGTTTTTAGTTTTGTTTAATTCCGGGGACGGAATCGTATTTAAGGGtggtatatatgtaatatacgagaatttaataataataataataataataataataagatttgaattaaaattaaaataagtgattttaattcatttgttaaatagcATAGAAATAAAAGTAATAGTAATTAGTTGTTATAATTCTAATTCTAATAGTTAGAGGATACCTtgtgtaatatatatatatatatatatatatatatatatatatatatatcaacacaTGGGCATTCTTAATTTAcgcaagcaaaggaaaagagaagaAAAATCTTAGAAGAGCATGCAGATAAAGACTTAGAGGAAAACAGAGTCATCGAGCCTTGTAGTAGtttttttgtttgttttcatTGAATAAGGTAACTCTTTATTGCCTGTTATTATAATTAGTCATATAGCTAAGCACTTTGCATGTGACCTTGTCAATTGTTGACAGAGCACACACAATACACAAATTTAGTAATAAAGTGTATGGCCATCCTTGTTTCTTTGTTGTCAAATCACGTCATTAGTGTCAAGTGcgaattataatatttatttatacatATGTTTAATCCACAAGATCTGCTGCTTCAATTCCAATTTTCATGTTACTTTAAAATTATTAAGTTAGATTATGCATATGTGAGCTTTTATTTAATTACGGTTGATTAGACTATGATAGTGTGGCAACTGGATGATTCAagttatttaaattatttatataaaattaaaattttgtgaGGGTTTTTCactacttcaatatacttatttattagttataatttaaattgattttatgtatGCCACTTACGATTAAAACAATTTAATTGGTGTACATGTACTTAGTCCAATTATACTAGTGAGTCCAATTATACTAGTgtcataatttataattaattatttaataaaggTGAACAATGGTAGTTAATTTGGAATCTAACTATTTTaagtatatgtattattaaattattaagcAGTGTGGTAGTTAGGTACATTCGTTTAAACAAATTGTATAATTATAAATGTAATAATGACATGACATTTGGTCTCTTTAGTGTTAAATTCGAGGACATGTAACGTACTGATTCAGAGGCGAATAGTTGTGTATtgataaaaaaatcatttttgaataaattaagaaGCAACAAacattaattataaattttaattttgtaattagATCACGGGTCGGGGATTTAGCACATCATTTGCAGATTTTGATATTACTTTAGTTGCGATATTCGAGGTACGGATTATGTCCCTTTTTTATTCACCGTTACTCCTCTTGTccattatatttatttgattcattatgttctactttctgttcattccgttaatatttgctttgaccgttttaatttccgaaaattattttaaaatttgattttgaaaatttagaTATCTGTGTATgcggttttcaaaaattatttatgacactcACCTGCTTTGGAAATTTGTATCATTTTTCTCATGTGATTTTTaaattttgcgagaatatttttattttgaacccttagtgtgatttagggtataccgagttaacaggagtactacagccatgtcattgcgataccagtgacatgacacttccgtgacactGTGATTGGTCATGGCctatccttctgttagctcttgggaggagcgtTTGGCCattttgatatttgttcaggatacgtggtTGCACCCAGaatttgatttgtgatttgatttatggtgtcgttgtatatgtcgtacacgttatccattctgttgtacatattaggtaccctatgattTGTGTATTTGTATCCGTTCTAATTTCGGTATGAAATATCATAACCCAAAATTATTGTTTTATTATAAGCTGTGAAATATTTATTTCTGATTTtctgttttataaattgtattccaaatctgTACTGGACGTTTGGCTTATGCCGTATTTTTTTCCGGTAGGTGCATAGGGGAAATCTTGGACTGTGCTATAGAGAGCAACCCCATTTATTGGTTAGAATTTTTGACTTTATCAATATcggacttaattatttatttagagattttaacattcatatttttggtttagacagtttgtagatttaatattatttttggagaTTTTATACTGTTTATTaattgtttagaaatatattagtgctctgtttgcaggtttatgaTAGGTAATACCTCCTTCTAATTTTTAAGAAGGGGTATTACAAACTGGTAGTAATCAACTCCCGTTCTTCCAAAAACAGGTCTGCTCCCACCTTCCCATCTAGAGCTGCAAACGAACAGAACCGAGCCGAGTTCTATTCGAGTCGAGCCgagcataattttttttaaaataaaccGAGCCGAGCTGAGTTTAAAAACCCAGCCGAAAAAAAATATTTACGATCAGCTCGTTTATAAAGGAGCTGAGCCGGACACGAGTTTGCTCACGAATaaccgagccgagccgaactcgagccgagtcgagttGTTCACTAATAGTTCGCAAATATTTTTTAATCGACCAAGCTTAAGGTATAATTTATAACTTTATAAGTTTTATGGAGATCAAATACTAATTTCATCTTACAATTATATACTCACACTTACACTCTACACTTATCAATTTTTTTCACTAGtcgagttttaagaacaaaatcattttaattttaaattaatgaGACATTCATAACTTTAGAAATTATACAATACTTTTAAATTGTCGATGTCGATTGTCAAAGATTTAGTAATTTTTTATATTTCAGTTAAACTGTTTTAGATTAGAAACgagatataaaataaaataaaggaagTAAGCCCATTTAAGTGGTTgagaaataaaattattaaaaattatcttatgtttttcttaaaaatattataatttattttttttgttcgCGATCGGCTCGTTTAAGAAAACGAGTCTAGCCAAGTTCACTTAAGTGAACCGATCCCGATTTTTGTTCACGAACGACTCTGTTCATTTGCAGCTCTATTCCCCTCCAATCTTACAAGGATTCGATTCATTAAGAAGTGGATATGGATTTTCACTCGTCGATAAAAACCACATCCGAACTACTATAtttatacatttataaattatttatatatataaataaaatttaactataatcaattaataaaattaatttatacgTATTGGTATTCTAAttttataagttattttattgTATTTTCACATTAACTATTATTTCATCACATTAAAATTTCTTGTACACACCACATGTTATCATATTCAAATGAGTGAATCATGTATGTCACAAATTATTTTTATACATAATATTTTAGTTATTCACAATTCacaacattttttttattttaatttttgaaattgacatatgtaattaattcatatatttctgaaattacaatgttttacttttatgtatttattttataattattttaaactgaactattttcacatattttcaaaaaaaaattattttcacaacaCCTCTAACTTAAAATAGTTTCTTGTGctttagttttttttattattgaaccatgttaaattaaaattattcatCTCAAAAAATTTAAATGGATCCAGTGGTCCGATCCGATAATCGAAGATCCTAATGAATTTGTTTATGAATTACGCTATTAAAAATCTGAAATTGATCTGATCTCAATCCAATCCAATAAATTTAAATGAATATGAATATGAATTTAATCAAATCCAATCCACATTTGAACACCAGCACAAGGATAACTTAGTCTGGTTCGCATTGTATATCTCCTAAAAAGGCACTTAAGCTTCAATTCGACGGAAATGGAATGAAATTTTATCATGTTTTACTAAAATTGCACCAAAATTTCCATCCTATTTTAGCCAATATTATTGTatggtaataattctattttaaatgAAAAATAGATTATGCCCATTATTTGATACGTTGACGTCTTACGGATCGTAATATCTTAAAAATTTTATGCAAATCATGCTTTCCggtaagaaaaatatatttaaaaggaAATTACAATAGCGAATTTTGACACGTAATTCACAGAAAAAAATTTAGTCAAAACGGACACTGCTAAATAACTTATACGTAGATATTGTCAAATTACTTTTTCATGTGAATTTTAAGGTAATTTTCACTAGATTAAGTAAAATGAGAATGGTGGCTACAACTAGCAGAATAACAAATTCGCTACAATAAGTATTTAATAACAAAATTTATTGgcttaatttgatttaaaaatgtGCAATAACATGAATATTAGTAATATCCATACATTAAGAAATAAGATTTTTGTAACTCCCCAATCATTGATATTGTCACAGGAACAATATGTTTGATTCCCTTAACACAGATTAGGAGATTATAATTTTTGCCAGCTTTCAGTGTTAATGCCAAGCCTCTTATAAATACCAAATGATTTTACTCTACAAATCAGAGCTTCAACATACATAAACATTGCTCCATTTGCTTTTCTTTTGGTTTCTGTTCTTGATAGCTTGTTTAGAGATGGCCAAAAAGTTCAGCATTGGCCGCCAAAAGATCAAGATTGCGAAAATAGAGCGTAAAAATCACCTGCAAGTTACCTTCTCAAAGCGTCGATCAGGCCTTTTTAAGAAGGCAAGTGAGCTCTGTACACTTTGTGGAGTTGAGATTGCCATTATAGTCTTTTCTCCAGCTGGAAAAGTGTTCTCCTTTGGACATCCTAATGTTGAAGGTATAATTGATAGGTTTTTTAGTCGCAATCCTCCACCTTCAAACTCAAGCACTCTCCATCTCGTTGAAGCTCATCGTAGTATGACTGTTTGCGAGCTGAACTTCCATCTCACACAGATTTTCAATGAACTAGAGGGTGAGAGGAAGAGAGGAGAGGCACTTGATGACATGAGGCAAGCTAGCCAGAGCCAGTTTTGGTGGGAATCTCCAGTCGAAAAGATGGGATTTGATGAGCTTCAACAATTGAAGGACTGCATGGAAGCGTTGAAGAAAAATGTGAACAATCAAGCTAATAGCATCTTGATTGAGAATGCAAATTCTAATTTGCCACCTTTTGGTTTTAATGGACACAGGGCCTTTAATCAGTTTGAAGCTAAGCCTAATCAGATTGATCTTGCTTCTCATGTCCCTGGTTACGGATATGGTAATGGTTATTTTGGTCTGAGCAACTTTGCTGCGTAATCTGAGCTTGTGTCTTGCTAGACAGTTCTGAGTCTCCATTTTGATTGATGCTGTGTGGCTTTGCCGGAAAAGAAAGTTCATTTTTCTATCTATTGGTTAAAGTTGTAACTTAAATTTGACAAACAGTTTGATCTGAAGTTTATTCTGAGGTTGTAATGGATATTGTTTTTTGAAAATGGTCAGCTGCATATGTCTAAATATTCTTTAAGCTTAAAATGTCAATTACTATTGAAAAGTTATCAAAAAAGAGAGCCCTGTGGGCATCATTCGTTTCAAATAGCCATCATCAACTAACATAAGCACTGAGAGTTGGATGAATGCGTAACTTATAATCTTGTTTTTCATATCAAAACAAGTTATATTGCGAAAGAAAAATTACCAACTTTTTTTTGAAATATCAATAAAAAAGAAGAAGCAATTGATTAATCTATAAATTAGATTTGAAAGATGAACTTTGACTTGCGACTCAAGGAACTGGATCTCGAAGCGAACGGGGTTTTGTCGTGCATTTGACAAACTCAGATTACAAATTTAAATAGGATATTAACATCTACCAACCCCCACTATATCTACCTTtactatatatattatattttgttCGTTTCGGATATAGCATGACTTTTTTTGTAGTGTATAAAATTCACACATTAACACTCGAGATCTTGTAATGAGTAGATACTTCCACAAAAGTATAATCGATTTTCTGATTAAATACAGTACGCGATATTTTTCTATACTTTTTGCATTCAATTCTAGCCATTTTCGCACCCTTTAATCGATCTAATcaacatatatacatataactCTCCCACCCCTTTTCATTACTAATGGATTATCCTTACTATTTTATTTTACTAAAAATGCAATGATCTTATTTTGTTTCTCGGTTTAAACCATATGTCTTTAGTTACATGAGAAGTATTTTTCTAAACATATTTTATCTTTACTGACTCAATTAAGATCCCTCGGGAATAAAATCTTACCCTTTTTCTATGTTAGCCAAACAGCCAGCCAGATGGAATGAgattaaaatttttaatattaaaaaaaatgtttCATTTAAAATTACACAAAATATGACACGAAATTATGATATGAATGTACATAACATGAAACGAATTTTTAACTAGTCATGTTTTGGTTTACTATTCATTTAAACTAAACATAAAAGTTTCCTGATTTGAAAGTATATAAAACAAACGAATTGTCGGGTTTAACTAAACATATACGAATTGGGGGGTTTAAGGTAAAAAGGTCTGAGTTTTAGTGGCTCTGAGGTATAGAGCATGGGTGTGTATGTACAGTATATGCGAAGAGGGGTTTTGGATATGAAGGAATTTATCTGATTCTGAAATGCAGTAACGCTGCAAGGGGTTTTGGGCTTGAATAGGTAACCAAAATCGACCTAAACCCAaatttgtattataaatttttatGAATTGACTTGTCAGGACATATGTTCAAATTGAATTCGCAGACGCACATGAATGCATGCAAGATCTCATATTATTACGAGAAAAGTTATCTTTTGTTATAATTATTTGGACCCCTTGTATTTATAAGATTggattttttaataatatttttgacCCCTAATATTTTGTAGTAGAGGGTTGTTTGGTTGAAATAATAATTGTTTGTTCTTTTTTATTGTCTCATTTTGAAACAAATAATAATGTTGCCAAAAATACATATTATTACGGTACAATTATAGTCAACAATTTCATATACGACACAATTTTTTTTCGTATTTCGGTTTATCTTTTTCGTAAACAAACACGTAattgtaattaaataaataaattaagagGCGGTTTTGAATTTACCTTTGTTACACCACATGAACAAATATAAATTGACATAAATACATatttaaagaaatattttaaaattatttaaatatattttataaatgtatattgtatttataattattataaaaacaaaatagaaaaaatttcaaattcaaaaaTTTGACAACACTTATGACTTATTGACTTAAACTCAATTAATAAAAGTACTCctaacaaaaaaattatattgaaaaagaaaaatcattattttgtgaaaatgttaaaaacaaaataagaagcaattgattaatttataaattagATTTGAATGAGACCTTTGACGATTTTCGCTTGCGACTTAACTGGAGGAACCT
This sequence is a window from Apium graveolens cultivar Ventura chromosome 9, ASM990537v1, whole genome shotgun sequence. Protein-coding genes within it:
- the LOC141685004 gene encoding agamous-like MADS-box protein AGL62, which translates into the protein MAKKFSIGRQKIKIAKIERKNHLQVTFSKRRSGLFKKASELCTLCGVEIAIIVFSPAGKVFSFGHPNVEGIIDRFFSRNPPPSNSSTLHLVEAHRSMTVCELNFHLTQIFNELEGERKRGEALDDMRQASQSQFWWESPVEKMGFDELQQLKDCMEALKKNVNNQANSILIENANSNLPPFGFNGHRAFNQFEAKPNQIDLASHVPGYGYGNGYFGLSNFAA